A genome region from Colwellia sp. Arc7-D includes the following:
- a CDS encoding FapA family protein encodes MTKASLVTNDKNNIDLVLSPIKTESVLTEADIHELVENSSYSNLYVANGNIKNAIAELKSVLKPLKENHTGREIKYQILERRDATFAIEIASDSMSASAEITTALGGKHLNAKEILDLAQAANVCKGFSKDQLVKLAERAAKEPAGSIVKGEIAHGKLPIDGKNAYIKHLVASAQDRILRPKERDDGSVDMRDLGDIICVKVGDPLAKKVPHTEGILGYTVTGEILQPAPGEDIEMCVGEGTALSEKNNSILISTLVGLPRIIENGMEVDSVYRLKSVDISTGHVKFEGSVIIDGNVGEGMKVAATGDISIGGFVESATLDAGRDITIGNGIIGKKQDIAVVDIAKASMSVNIKAGGKVYAKYSQYANIICDSLRIEKQMMHNIVKVDKTLWVGNQDKANGKLIAGHVSAGESVSAGIVGATAGSFTVITFSDKMNDYLQRIEEIDVSIKSETDQSNELRSAAIKLKSLPKEKSKPEILTKVVANYKYHIEKMADLAFEKESLDEVLQDYINNVYVEANERVYHGVQVIIGEFQEKSRREYGPSRFSYKARKVQINPLISI; translated from the coding sequence GTGACAAAGGCAAGTTTAGTAACTAACGATAAAAATAATATAGATCTAGTACTGTCTCCTATAAAAACAGAATCAGTGCTAACAGAAGCTGATATTCATGAATTAGTTGAAAATTCATCGTACAGCAATCTGTATGTCGCTAATGGTAATATTAAAAATGCTATTGCTGAGCTTAAAAGTGTTTTAAAACCGCTAAAAGAAAATCATACCGGTCGTGAAATAAAGTATCAAATACTTGAGCGACGAGATGCTACTTTTGCTATTGAAATTGCCAGTGACTCAATGTCAGCCAGCGCTGAAATCACCACAGCATTAGGCGGTAAACATTTAAACGCGAAAGAGATACTCGATTTAGCTCAAGCCGCTAATGTATGTAAGGGCTTTAGCAAAGATCAGCTAGTGAAACTTGCCGAGCGTGCAGCTAAAGAACCTGCGGGCTCTATTGTTAAAGGTGAGATAGCGCACGGAAAACTACCTATTGATGGTAAAAATGCCTACATTAAACATTTAGTAGCAAGTGCACAAGATAGAATATTACGCCCTAAAGAACGTGATGATGGTAGTGTAGATATGCGTGATTTAGGGGATATTATTTGTGTAAAAGTAGGTGATCCTCTTGCAAAAAAAGTCCCTCATACCGAAGGGATTTTAGGCTATACCGTTACTGGCGAAATTTTACAGCCAGCACCTGGTGAAGATATTGAAATGTGTGTTGGTGAAGGCACCGCTTTAAGCGAAAAAAATAACAGTATTTTAATTTCTACCCTTGTTGGTCTTCCACGTATTATTGAAAATGGTATGGAAGTTGATAGTGTTTACCGCCTCAAAAGTGTAGACATTAGTACGGGACATGTGAAGTTTGAAGGCAGTGTTATTATTGACGGTAACGTTGGTGAAGGCATGAAGGTAGCTGCTACTGGTGATATCTCAATTGGCGGATTTGTTGAATCGGCTACGCTAGATGCTGGCAGAGATATAACTATTGGTAATGGCATTATTGGTAAAAAACAAGATATAGCAGTAGTGGACATCGCCAAAGCTAGCATGAGCGTCAACATTAAAGCTGGGGGCAAGGTTTATGCAAAATACAGCCAATACGCTAACATTATTTGTGACTCATTAAGAATTGAAAAACAAATGATGCACAATATCGTCAAGGTTGATAAAACTCTGTGGGTGGGGAATCAAGATAAAGCCAATGGCAAACTTATTGCTGGTCACGTTAGTGCAGGAGAGTCTGTCAGTGCCGGTATAGTAGGTGCGACTGCAGGCAGTTTCACTGTTATCACTTTTTCAGATAAAATGAATGATTACTTACAAAGAATCGAAGAAATTGATGTCTCTATCAAAAGTGAAACAGACCAGTCTAATGAATTGAGATCTGCTGCGATTAAATTAAAAAGCCTACCAAAAGAAAAATCTAAACCTGAAATATTGACAAAAGTAGTGGCTAATTATAAGTATCATATCGAAAAAATGGCTGATTTAGCTTTTGAAAAAGAATCACTTGATGAAGTATTACAAGATTATATAAATAACGTCTATGTTGAAGCAAACGAACGGGTATATCATGGCGTTCAAGTCATTATTGGCGAGTTCCAAGAAAAAAGCCGTAGAGAATATGGCCCGAGTCGCTTTAGCTACAAAGCAAGAAAAGTTCAGATCAACCCCTTAATCTCAATTTAA
- a CDS encoding CinA family nicotinamide mononucleotide deamidase-related protein produces the protein MTTQVNLLLTGDELMNGDVIDTNSVMFAEHLSDIGLTIRKKVTIADDLSLLQAEIVQLSQSADVLIINGGLGPTVDDLTSQALALACGVELELNPHAHLHLKNWAERRKTQLNKPNLKQAYLPIGCDIIANETGSAVGFSYQLNHCLILCTPGVPSELTHMLKDEIIPKLKALFPIINKHKMTRMQTFGLGESTLQALINDKIPTWPTEITIGFRAAMPMLEVKLSVSCAKGHSILANWENKLSLLLGDHVLAIGKSNKITIAEYILPLLTESQQKITVAESCTGGLIASQITAIPGSSAVFEAGFVTYSNNMKQKLLDVPAQTLINHGAVSKETVLAMAKGALAKSSADFVIAVSGIAGPDGGTKDKPVGSVWIAWGNKQSLQAKYYCIPVARQYFQQIVTARSLDLVRRMLINSEESPYYNRIN, from the coding sequence ATGACTACGCAAGTGAACTTATTGTTAACGGGCGACGAATTAATGAATGGTGATGTCATTGATACCAACTCGGTAATGTTTGCAGAACACTTAAGTGATATCGGCCTAACCATTAGAAAAAAAGTGACCATTGCTGATGATTTATCACTTTTACAGGCAGAAATTGTGCAATTAAGTCAATCAGCAGATGTGCTTATCATTAATGGTGGCCTTGGACCAACAGTAGATGATCTGACTTCACAAGCTTTAGCATTAGCCTGCGGTGTAGAACTTGAGCTTAACCCACACGCGCATTTGCATTTAAAAAATTGGGCTGAGCGAAGAAAAACCCAACTGAACAAACCAAACTTAAAACAAGCATATCTACCTATTGGTTGCGATATTATTGCTAATGAAACGGGCAGTGCTGTGGGGTTTAGCTACCAATTAAATCATTGTCTTATTTTATGTACGCCTGGAGTACCAAGCGAATTAACCCATATGCTAAAAGATGAGATAATCCCTAAATTAAAAGCATTATTTCCGATTATAAATAAGCACAAGATGACCAGAATGCAAACGTTTGGGTTAGGCGAGTCTACTTTACAAGCACTCATTAATGACAAAATCCCTACATGGCCAACTGAGATAACAATTGGCTTTAGAGCTGCAATGCCAATGTTAGAAGTAAAGTTAAGTGTAAGTTGCGCCAAAGGGCATAGCATATTAGCAAATTGGGAAAATAAATTAAGCTTACTATTGGGTGACCATGTTTTAGCTATAGGTAAAAGCAACAAAATAACAATCGCAGAGTATATCTTGCCACTGTTAACAGAGTCTCAGCAAAAGATTACTGTCGCTGAGTCTTGTACTGGTGGATTAATTGCAAGCCAGATCACTGCAATACCAGGCTCATCTGCCGTTTTTGAAGCCGGATTTGTTACTTATTCCAACAACATGAAACAAAAGTTACTCGACGTACCGGCCCAAACATTAATTAACCATGGCGCGGTGAGTAAAGAAACTGTATTAGCGATGGCTAAAGGCGCATTAGCAAAGTCTAGCGCTGATTTCGTTATTGCAGTTTCTGGCATAGCAGGACCAGATGGTGGCACAAAAGATAAACCTGTAGGCTCAGTTTGGATAGCTTGGGGAAACAAACAATCTTTGCAGGCTAAATATTATTGTATTCCAGTGGCTAGACAATATTTTCAGCAAATTGTTACCGCTAGAAGTTTAGATTTAGTCCGAAGAATGTTAATTAACAGTGAAGAAAGTCCATATTATAACCGTATAAATTAA